A window from Esox lucius isolate fEsoLuc1 chromosome 16, fEsoLuc1.pri, whole genome shotgun sequence encodes these proteins:
- the prpf40a gene encoding pre-mRNA-processing factor 40 homolog A isoform X1 — MSSDGNNGQSQAPSFAGVQPSGMQLPYMGPPGMPPHYPPMGMPPMGQRPPNMAPMPPGMMPPGMMPPMGGPPMGQMPGMMPPMMPGMMMPPRMPAAAMQPTGPPGVDTTVPAVPGTVGTTNGSPQDDQPKKKSVWTEHKSLDGKTYYYNTETKQSSWEKPDDLKSPAEQMLSKCPWKEYKSDNGKAYYYNSQTKESRWTKPKELEDLEAMIKAEENGTPEMAAPAAVMPPPIQLDSTAAMATMMMEMPAIVPATAVAVEQMSQVPMHVAEVRADTPVTSAEEAVVMEAPASKDVSKEERPELVKKTYKWNTKEEAKQAFKELLKEKGVSSNASWEQAMKMIINDPRYSALPKLSEKKQAFNAYKVQTEKEEKEEARIKYKESKETYQRFLENHEKMTSTTRYKKAEQMFSDLDVWSTVPERDRIEIYEDVLFYLAKKEKEQAKQLRKRNWEALKNILDNMANVTYRTTWSEAQQYLLDNPTFAEDEELQNMDKEDALICFEEHIRALEKEEDDEKQKTLLRERRRQRKNREAFQKFLDELHDHGQLHSMSAWMEMYPTVSSDIRFANMLGQPVYGVYSAGSTPLDLFKFYVEDLKARYHDEKRIIKDILKDKNFLVEVNTSFEDFGTVISSDKRATTLDAGNIKLAFNSLLEKAEAREREREKEEARKMKRKEAAFKSMLKQATPALEPEASWESVRERFLKESAFEDVTLESERKRIFKDFMHVLEHECQHHHSKTKKHSKKSKKHHRKRSRSRSGSESEGEDDYNSKKKKRSQSKSPSERSSSGESERSYKKSKKHKKKGKKRRHKSQSPESEGERKDKGRERDSKREKDQEKDKENDKSRAKGRSESKQKSPKRKSTKEEGGWDTSGSELSEGELEKRRRTLLEQLDAP, encoded by the exons ATG TCTTCAGATGGCAATAATGGTCAGAGCCAAGCACCTTCTTTCGCTGGGGTCCAGCCCTCAGGGATGCAGTTGCCTTAT ATGGGACCGCCGGGAATGCCACCTCATTACCCACCCATGGGAATGCCTCCCATGGGACAGAGGCCTCCCAACATGGCTCCCATGCCACCTGGCATGATGCCGCCTGGCATGATGCCACCGATGGGCGGGCCACCGATGGGACAG ATGCCAGGCATGATGCCACCTATGATGCCCGGGATGATGATGCCACCTCGAATGCCAGCTGCGGCGATGCAGCCGACAGGACCG CCTGGCGTTGACACCACTG TCCCTGCTGTACCTGGAACCGTT GGTACCACAAATGGCTCGCCACAAGATGACCAACCAAAGAAG AAGTCTGTGTGGACAGAACACAAGTCTCTGGATGGGAAGACGTACTACTACAACACAGAGACTAAGCAGTCTTCTTGGGAGAAGCCAGATGACCTGAAATCTCCTGCAGAA CAAATGCTGTCTAAATGCCCATGGAAGGAGTATAAATCAGACAATGGCAAGGCGTACTACTACAACTCTCAGACTAAAGAGTCCCGATGGACCAAACCCAAAGAGCTTGAAGATCTGGAAG CCATGATAAAAGCAGAGGAGAACGG TACCCCGGAGATGGCCGCCCCCGCCGCTGTCATGCCCCCCCCCATTCAGCTCGACAGCACTGCTGCCATGGCGACCATGATGATGGAAATGCCGGCCATTGTGCCAGCTACAGCAGTGGCTGTGGAGCAGATGTCCCAGGTGCCTATGCATGTGGCCGAGGTCAGAGCTGACACACCTGTCACCTCCGCAGAGGAAGCCGTCGTCATGGAGGCCCCAGCCAG TAAGGATGTCTCAAAGGAAGAGAGGCCAGAGCTGGTGAAGAAGACATACAAGTGGAACACTAAAGAAGAGGCCAAACAAGCCTTTAAAGAGCTTCTGAAGGAGAAG GGTGTTTCATCCAACGCGTCTTGGGAACAAGCCATGAAAATGATCATCAACGACCCACGATACAG CGCCCTGCCCAAACTAAGCGAGAAGAAGCAGGCCTTCAACGCTTACAAAGTGCAGacggagaaggaggagaaggaggaggctAGGATAAAGTACAAGGAGTCCAAGGAAACCTACCAGAGATTTCTGGAGAACCACGAGAAAATGACGTCTACAACGAGATACAA GAAAGCTGAGCAGATGTTTTCAGACCTGGATGTGTGGAGCACCGTTCCAGAACGAGACAGAATAGAGATCTATGAAGACGTCCTTTTCTACCTAGCCAAGAAGGAGAAG GAGCAGGCCAAGCAGCTGAGGAAGAGGAACTGGGAGGCTCTGAAGAACATcctggacaacatggccaatgtgaCATACCGAACCACCTGGTCCGAGGCTCAGCAGTACTTGCTGGACAACCCCACCTTCGCTGAGGACGAGGAGCTCCAGA ACATGGACAAAGAGGATGCTCTGATCTGTTTCGAGGAGCACATCCGTGCgctggagaaggaggaggacgacGAAAAACAAAAGACCCtgctgagggagaggaggagacagcgCAAGAACCGAGAGGCCTTCCAG AAATTCCTGGACGAGCTCCATGACCACGGCCAGCTCCACTCCATGTCCGCCTGGATGGAGATGTACCCCACAGTCAGCTCAGACATCCGCTTTGCCAACATGCTCGGCCAGCCTG TTTATGGTGTTTATTCTGCAGGCTCCACGCCGCTCGACCTGTTCAAGTTCTACGTGGAGGACCTGAAGGCTCGCTACCACGATGAGAAGAGGATCATCAAAGATATTCTGAAG GATAAAAACTTCTTGGTGGAAGTCAACACTAGCTTTGAAGACTTTGGCACAGTGATCAGCTCGGACAAGAGAGCTACCACGCTGGACGCAGGCAACATCAAGCTGGCCTTCAACAGC CTGCTGGAGAAAGCCGAGGCTCGGGAGAGGGAGCGGGAGAAGGAGGAGGCccggaagatgaagaggaaagaGGCAGCCTTCAAGAGCATGTTGAAGCAGGCCACTCCAGCCCTGGAACCAGAGGCCAGCTGGGAGAGT GTCCGTGAAAGGTTCCTCAAAGAATCTGCCTTTGAAGACGTCACTTTGGAGTCCGAGAGGAAAAGAATATTCAAAGATTTCATGCATGTGTTGGAG CACGAGTGCCAGCATCATCATTCGAAGACCAAGAAACACTCCAAGAAGTCTAAGAAGCATCACAGGAAGCGCTCCCGCTCTCGATCG GGGTCGGAGTCAGAAGGCGAGGACGATTACAACAGTAAGAAGAAGAAGCGCTCACAGTCCAAGTCCCCATCGGAGCGCTCCTCCAGTGGCGAATCAG AGAGAAGTTACAAGAAGTCCAAGAAGCACAAGAAGAAGGGCAAGAAGAGGCGTCACAAGTCG CAATCTCCTGAATCAGAGGGGGAGCGGAAAGACAAaggaagggagagggacagCAAGCGTGAGAAGGACcaggagaaagacaaagagaacgACAAGTCCCGGGCCAAGGGCCGCTCCGAATCGAAGCAGAAGTCGCCTAAAAGGAAATCGACCAAGGAAGAG GGAGGCTGGGACACATCAGGCAGTGAGCTGAGTGAAGGAGAgctggagaagaggaggaggactcTCCTGGAGCAGCTGGATGCTCCTTGA
- the prpf40a gene encoding pre-mRNA-processing factor 40 homolog A isoform X2 translates to MSSDGNNGQSQAPSFAGVQPSGMQLPYMGPPGMPPHYPPMGMPPMGQRPPNMAPMPPGMMPPGMMPPMGGPPMGQMPGMMPPMMPGMMMPPRMPAAAMQPTGPPGVDTTVPAVPGTVGTTNGSPQDDQPKKKSVWTEHKSLDGKTYYYNTETKQSSWEKPDDLKSPAEQMLSKCPWKEYKSDNGKAYYYNSQTKESRWTKPKELEDLEAMIKAEENGTPEMAAPAAVMPPPIQLDSTAAMATMMMEMPAIVPATAVAVEQMSQVPMHVAEVRADTPVTSAEEAVVMEAPASKDVSKEERPELVKKTYKWNTKEEAKQAFKELLKEKGVSSNASWEQAMKMIINDPRYSALPKLSEKKQAFNAYKVQTEKEEKEEARIKYKESKETYQRFLENHEKMTSTTRYKKAEQMFSDLDVWSTVPERDRIEIYEDVLFYLAKKEKEQAKQLRKRNWEALKNILDNMANVTYRTTWSEAQQYLLDNPTFAEDEELQNMDKEDALICFEEHIRALEKEEDDEKQKTLLRERRRQRKNREAFQKFLDELHDHGQLHSMSAWMEMYPTVSSDIRFANMLGQPGSTPLDLFKFYVEDLKARYHDEKRIIKDILKDKNFLVEVNTSFEDFGTVISSDKRATTLDAGNIKLAFNSLLEKAEAREREREKEEARKMKRKEAAFKSMLKQATPALEPEASWESVRERFLKESAFEDVTLESERKRIFKDFMHVLEHECQHHHSKTKKHSKKSKKHHRKRSRSRSGSESEGEDDYNSKKKKRSQSKSPSERSSSGESERSYKKSKKHKKKGKKRRHKSQSPESEGERKDKGRERDSKREKDQEKDKENDKSRAKGRSESKQKSPKRKSTKEEGGWDTSGSELSEGELEKRRRTLLEQLDAP, encoded by the exons ATG TCTTCAGATGGCAATAATGGTCAGAGCCAAGCACCTTCTTTCGCTGGGGTCCAGCCCTCAGGGATGCAGTTGCCTTAT ATGGGACCGCCGGGAATGCCACCTCATTACCCACCCATGGGAATGCCTCCCATGGGACAGAGGCCTCCCAACATGGCTCCCATGCCACCTGGCATGATGCCGCCTGGCATGATGCCACCGATGGGCGGGCCACCGATGGGACAG ATGCCAGGCATGATGCCACCTATGATGCCCGGGATGATGATGCCACCTCGAATGCCAGCTGCGGCGATGCAGCCGACAGGACCG CCTGGCGTTGACACCACTG TCCCTGCTGTACCTGGAACCGTT GGTACCACAAATGGCTCGCCACAAGATGACCAACCAAAGAAG AAGTCTGTGTGGACAGAACACAAGTCTCTGGATGGGAAGACGTACTACTACAACACAGAGACTAAGCAGTCTTCTTGGGAGAAGCCAGATGACCTGAAATCTCCTGCAGAA CAAATGCTGTCTAAATGCCCATGGAAGGAGTATAAATCAGACAATGGCAAGGCGTACTACTACAACTCTCAGACTAAAGAGTCCCGATGGACCAAACCCAAAGAGCTTGAAGATCTGGAAG CCATGATAAAAGCAGAGGAGAACGG TACCCCGGAGATGGCCGCCCCCGCCGCTGTCATGCCCCCCCCCATTCAGCTCGACAGCACTGCTGCCATGGCGACCATGATGATGGAAATGCCGGCCATTGTGCCAGCTACAGCAGTGGCTGTGGAGCAGATGTCCCAGGTGCCTATGCATGTGGCCGAGGTCAGAGCTGACACACCTGTCACCTCCGCAGAGGAAGCCGTCGTCATGGAGGCCCCAGCCAG TAAGGATGTCTCAAAGGAAGAGAGGCCAGAGCTGGTGAAGAAGACATACAAGTGGAACACTAAAGAAGAGGCCAAACAAGCCTTTAAAGAGCTTCTGAAGGAGAAG GGTGTTTCATCCAACGCGTCTTGGGAACAAGCCATGAAAATGATCATCAACGACCCACGATACAG CGCCCTGCCCAAACTAAGCGAGAAGAAGCAGGCCTTCAACGCTTACAAAGTGCAGacggagaaggaggagaaggaggaggctAGGATAAAGTACAAGGAGTCCAAGGAAACCTACCAGAGATTTCTGGAGAACCACGAGAAAATGACGTCTACAACGAGATACAA GAAAGCTGAGCAGATGTTTTCAGACCTGGATGTGTGGAGCACCGTTCCAGAACGAGACAGAATAGAGATCTATGAAGACGTCCTTTTCTACCTAGCCAAGAAGGAGAAG GAGCAGGCCAAGCAGCTGAGGAAGAGGAACTGGGAGGCTCTGAAGAACATcctggacaacatggccaatgtgaCATACCGAACCACCTGGTCCGAGGCTCAGCAGTACTTGCTGGACAACCCCACCTTCGCTGAGGACGAGGAGCTCCAGA ACATGGACAAAGAGGATGCTCTGATCTGTTTCGAGGAGCACATCCGTGCgctggagaaggaggaggacgacGAAAAACAAAAGACCCtgctgagggagaggaggagacagcgCAAGAACCGAGAGGCCTTCCAG AAATTCCTGGACGAGCTCCATGACCACGGCCAGCTCCACTCCATGTCCGCCTGGATGGAGATGTACCCCACAGTCAGCTCAGACATCCGCTTTGCCAACATGCTCGGCCAGCCTG GCTCCACGCCGCTCGACCTGTTCAAGTTCTACGTGGAGGACCTGAAGGCTCGCTACCACGATGAGAAGAGGATCATCAAAGATATTCTGAAG GATAAAAACTTCTTGGTGGAAGTCAACACTAGCTTTGAAGACTTTGGCACAGTGATCAGCTCGGACAAGAGAGCTACCACGCTGGACGCAGGCAACATCAAGCTGGCCTTCAACAGC CTGCTGGAGAAAGCCGAGGCTCGGGAGAGGGAGCGGGAGAAGGAGGAGGCccggaagatgaagaggaaagaGGCAGCCTTCAAGAGCATGTTGAAGCAGGCCACTCCAGCCCTGGAACCAGAGGCCAGCTGGGAGAGT GTCCGTGAAAGGTTCCTCAAAGAATCTGCCTTTGAAGACGTCACTTTGGAGTCCGAGAGGAAAAGAATATTCAAAGATTTCATGCATGTGTTGGAG CACGAGTGCCAGCATCATCATTCGAAGACCAAGAAACACTCCAAGAAGTCTAAGAAGCATCACAGGAAGCGCTCCCGCTCTCGATCG GGGTCGGAGTCAGAAGGCGAGGACGATTACAACAGTAAGAAGAAGAAGCGCTCACAGTCCAAGTCCCCATCGGAGCGCTCCTCCAGTGGCGAATCAG AGAGAAGTTACAAGAAGTCCAAGAAGCACAAGAAGAAGGGCAAGAAGAGGCGTCACAAGTCG CAATCTCCTGAATCAGAGGGGGAGCGGAAAGACAAaggaagggagagggacagCAAGCGTGAGAAGGACcaggagaaagacaaagagaacgACAAGTCCCGGGCCAAGGGCCGCTCCGAATCGAAGCAGAAGTCGCCTAAAAGGAAATCGACCAAGGAAGAG GGAGGCTGGGACACATCAGGCAGTGAGCTGAGTGAAGGAGAgctggagaagaggaggaggactcTCCTGGAGCAGCTGGATGCTCCTTGA